A window of Desulforamulus hydrothermalis Lam5 = DSM 18033 contains these coding sequences:
- the fsa gene encoding fructose-6-phosphate aldolase: protein MLLFIDTANVNEIRAANELGIIAGVTTNPSLIAREGRDFAEVVKEITSLVDGPVSAEVISLEAAGMLQEAVQLAAIHPNIVVKIPMTAEGLKATRACAARGIKTNVTLVFSANQALLAARAGATYVSPFVGRLDDIGHDGIGLIYDIVEIFDNYGLPTQIISASIRHPLHVLQSAKAGAHIATVPYKVLLQMIKHPLTEQGIDAFLADWAKLPKQG, encoded by the coding sequence ATGCTGCTTTTTATCGATACCGCCAATGTCAACGAGATTCGTGCGGCCAATGAACTGGGCATTATTGCGGGTGTTACCACCAACCCTTCCCTGATTGCCCGGGAGGGGCGGGATTTTGCTGAAGTGGTCAAAGAAATAACCTCCCTGGTAGACGGCCCCGTCAGTGCGGAAGTTATCAGCCTGGAAGCGGCCGGTATGCTGCAGGAGGCGGTACAACTGGCGGCCATCCACCCCAACATTGTGGTAAAAATACCCATGACCGCCGAAGGCTTAAAGGCCACCCGGGCCTGCGCCGCCAGGGGCATCAAAACCAACGTAACGCTGGTTTTTTCAGCCAACCAGGCGCTGCTGGCGGCCCGGGCGGGCGCCACCTACGTCAGCCCCTTTGTGGGCCGCCTGGATGATATCGGCCACGACGGCATTGGCTTAATTTATGATATTGTTGAGATATTTGATAACTACGGCCTGCCCACCCAAATTATTTCTGCCAGCATCCGCCACCCGCTGCATGTGCTGCAGTCGGCCAAAGCCGGTGCCCATATCGCCACAGTGCCCTATAAAGTGCTGCTGCAGATGATCAAACACCCGTTGACCGAGCAAGGCATTGATGCTTTTCTGGCCGATTGGGCCAAGCTGCCCAAGCAGGGTTAA
- a CDS encoding DUF2062 domain-containing protein codes for MVSIVRKLINKCKQTCLDSYHRLLNLPEAPRQVAQGIALGVAFDFLPVPFISIPLSFLVAKLVRVHAVAATLTVCLFKPVVPLFFTLNIFVGKLLVGSAPSPISEEIAHGVPLLTKALLQIKALGLPFLVGSVTNAVWAGLLVYYAAVKFLEARQKAIKKNPESRCCE; via the coding sequence GTGGTCAGTATTGTCAGAAAATTAATCAACAAATGTAAGCAAACCTGTTTGGATTCCTACCACCGGCTCTTAAATCTCCCGGAGGCTCCCCGGCAGGTGGCCCAGGGAATCGCCCTGGGCGTTGCCTTTGACTTTTTGCCGGTTCCCTTTATCAGCATTCCCCTTTCCTTTTTGGTGGCCAAACTGGTACGGGTGCATGCAGTGGCCGCCACCCTGACGGTTTGTCTGTTTAAACCGGTGGTTCCCCTGTTTTTTACCCTGAATATTTTTGTGGGCAAACTGCTGGTGGGTTCGGCCCCCTCGCCCATCAGCGAAGAAATTGCCCACGGCGTTCCCCTGCTGACCAAAGCCCTGTTGCAAATTAAAGCCTTAGGTTTGCCTTTCCTGGTGGGCAGCGTGACCAACGCTGTCTGGGCCGGCCTGCTGGTTTATTATGCCGCCGTTAAGTTTTTAGAAGCCCGGCAAAAGGCCATAAAAAAAAACCCTGAAAGCCGCTGCTGCGAATAA